A DNA window from Mytilus edulis chromosome 14, xbMytEdul2.2, whole genome shotgun sequence contains the following coding sequences:
- the LOC139502434 gene encoding chitin synthase chs-2-like isoform X1 yields MDPNNINIHPSEVTAKKTLKWTFGYKQKYQITNMAAIYNNVQETAPVKDIDGTLINRPITLPEMQEDRYTSTQTLVQKDKKEPMPNGVINPAFDGSMDPVNIDGNTSWSDTSSDNMKIGGDSRASTLTRNIEAAAIEEEQQSQTENKYNTYPPKYVQHKDPIIDRPEVKLPANNSKWDVFRVTSRDKDSGIDDDYISIFRKIVKVITSIFLSIFIILMTMLSKSTLLLITSNVYKNVTLDCETSRSKEGIAIVTKCRRVPPDLPQREKYQLSQNVEVRWLWALFVVITTPYLFTFCKTLWRICFKKTRQPTLAVLGIVLVVETLHSIGICIFAFYVLPTIDSIRGLFLCFGVAVVPSLLKLFDCQGERGRKFYIVMADIVALIFQISVLTLWPVISILRGEKTAESWGILLSMILISLGWWENYVNKYTKLGKLGDKLKELKKNIRRMRTKIYAVVSAWKIILTLLLMTALMSTFKSSCLSVLFFHGNNNATDCPHMVYPLYVSNVQGASYYNDPFWTAILQIFACLLCYTLSKTACKIMLQVASFSLPLMLVAPIMAGVFMSDCESWKSGSQTNSIMPDYLQWTCDLHGISYDFLEKLISVYYLPVVIGWWLSFMWVTFHIWIPRVERLVQTERLFVQPLYCGVFLEQSLMLNRRRDDRDRDFRGSGKTKLKFMPDSPLAKTEAGYFDYNRPSVRKNPTPRIYVCATMWHETEREMKQILQSLFRLDNDQCARKNAQKFFDVVDPDYYEFEAHIFFDDAFEPHDDDEYEYHVNSFVKQFMRVLDTAASKVHNVNIKLPPPTKYPTPYGGRLEWTLPGNNKLSAHLKDKVKVRHKKRWSQVMYMYYLLGFKLLSEPLDSKRKQTLADNTYILALDGDVDFKPSAVQLLVDRMKKNEKVGAACGRIHPIGTGPMIWYQKFEYAVSHWLQKSTEHMIGCVLCSPGCFSLFRASALMDDNVMRKYTSVSTEARHYVQFDQGEDRWLCTLLLQQGYRVEYSAAADALTYAPEGFDEFYNQRRRWSPSTMANILDLLGDWKNVMRLNENISGLYIAYQLLLFLSSMVTPATIFLLVVGALNSAFQIDLITSLCINLVPLLLFLISCFTVQSKWQLLFAGILSLIYALVMMVVVVGLGLEMKLEGICSPTTIFMIFIVGIFIISAILHPQEFYCLLHGALYFLLIPSMSMLLMIYSICNLHVVSWGTRENAIAAQPDKPKTKKQDSKIASILNKFADNKNEETSSYAFSFGNLFKCLCCPKEPVNTVESKFAQVLASIENLEQKIVKQQPNDVNKPEAEEMIRKASEKKEVEAGVRYNPIFQQKALPHEADTPYWIHDPDIGHGNIRYINKEEKHFWKELIRQYLYPLQSDAQQQKKMQTDLIQLRNKASLMFFMLNALFVIIIFSLQYSNAITGAGLTIPLPCKDTEGKYLKLEPISMFFMAVFGIALLIQFISMIFHRLGTFLHIMASTEVNCMRPNQNEVASMDITSKVQLVKEMQRFEDDEDARSISTIGSDGEEDSSVTMDDSPKVKRKKTIKKLLRNKRRDKPVSGNLGGKFLKNFLDLANDLEKEGSKKETSVKEETGRKRSRGSRKRSKKALKAIELLEQNKENKESILTKAEAIKDKWQKLAKSARPESSGSGDKWGSLLRSVIGQSRTSLNTISEDDKRSSWFRSIGKKMKRTNSDFSLPDLGSWSNRNSYAEPILNIISDELEPVDMEVGATSKTIPVSKSAGTSKNETRAIIELKTEQKNENIYDTADFIPSEVNTDSESDSDISVMKSDSTSKSDSSQPQMSIQLQDIELKSSENNDIGKLQKGDTQL; encoded by the exons ATGGACCCtaacaatataaatattcatcCTTCGGAGGTGACAGCCAAGAAGACATTAAAATG GACTTTCGGATACAAACAGAAGTACCAAATAACCAACATGGCAGCAATATACAACAATGTCCAG gaAACTGCCCCTGTCAAAGATATTGATGGTACACTAATCAACAGACCTATTACGTTACCAGAAATGCAGGAAGATCGCTATACTAGCACTCAAACACTTGTTCAGAAAGACAAGAAAGAG CCTATGCCAAATGGTGTCATAAACCCAGCGTTTGACGGTTCAATGGATCCGGTAAACATCGACGGAAATACCTCCTGGAGCGACACCAGTAGTGACAACATGAAAATAGGAGGAGATTCAAGGGCATCAACTCTTACTAGAAATATTGAAGCAGCAGCCATTGAGGAAGAACAGCAATCTCAGACCGAAAATAAGTACAACACTTATCCTCCTAAATATGTACA acacAAAGATCCAATTATAGACAGACCCGAGGTCAAACTTCCAGCCAATAATTCAAAATGGGATGTTTTTCGGGTAACATCTAGAGACAAAGACTCAGGCATAGATGATGATTACATTAGCATCTTTAGAAAAATTGTCAAGGTCATCACAAGCatatttctttcaattttcaTCATACTCATGACAATGCTCAGCAAAAGTACATTATTACTTATAACTTCAAACGTTTATAAGAATGTGACATTAGATTGTGAAACTTCTCGATCAAAAGAAGGCATTGCAATAGTAACAAAATGCCGACGTGTTCCGCCTGACCTACCGCAAAGAGAAAAGTATCAACTTTCACAGAATGTAGAAGTTCGATGGTTGTGGGCTTTGTTTGTTGTGATAACGACgccatatttgtttacattttgtaaaacGTTATGGAGGATATGTTTCAAGAAGACAAGACAGCCAACTCTTGCAGTTCTAGGAATa gttTTAGTTGTAGAAACCTTACATTCAATTGGAATTTGTATCTTTGCGTTTTATGTGCTACCAACAATTGATTCGATACGGGGTCTCTTTCTATGCTTCGGTGTGGCTGTCGTTCCATCGTTACTGAAACTATTTGATTGTCAGGGTGAAAGAGGACGTAAGTTTTATATCGTAATGGCAGACATAGTCGCACTAATATTTCAAATATCGGTTTTGACACTATGGCCAGTAATTAGCATACTTCGTGGTGAGAAGACAGCTGAGAGTTGGGGTATTCTATTGTCTATGATTCTTATATCGCTCGGTTGGTGGGAGAACTACGttaacaaatatacaaaacttGGAAAGCTTGGTGACAAGTTGAAGGAATTGAAGAAAAATATTCGAAGAATGAGAACAAAAATTTACGCGGTTGTTAGCGCGTGGAAAATTATTCTAACATTGTTGTTGATGACTGCTCTTATGAGTACGTTCAAATCGTCGTgtctttcagttttattttttcatggaAATAATAATGCAACAGACTGCCCACATATGGTATATCCACTGTATGTTTCTAACGTTCAAGGAGCGAGTTACTACAACGACCCATTTTGGACCGCCATTTTACAGATTTTTGCTTGCCTTTTGTGTTACACACTTTCGAAAACTGCGTGTAAAATAATGCTACAAGTTGCGAGCTTTTCGTTACCGTTAATGCTGGTTGCACCAATAATGGCAGGTGTTTTTATGAGTGATTGTGAATCTTGGAAATCTGGAAGTCAAACGAATTCTATAATGCCAGATTATTTACAGTGGACATGCGATCTACATGGAATTTCTTATGATTTCCTGGAAAAGTTGATTTCAGTTTATTATCTTCCGGTGGTTATTGGATGGTGGTTGTCCTTTATGTGGGTGACATTTCACATCTGGATTCCAAGAGTTGAAAGGCTGGTTCAGACTGAAAG GCTGTTCGTACAACCTCTGTATTGTGGTGTTTTCTTGGAACAGTCGTTGATGTTGAATCGGAGACGAGATGATAGGGACAGAGATTTTCGAGGATCTGGCAAG ACAAAATTGAAGTTTATGCCAGACAGTCCTTTGGCGAAAACTGAGGCCGGATATTTTGACTATAACAGACCTTCTGTAAGGAAAAATCCCACACCAAGGATATACGTATGTGCAACTATGTGGCACGAGACAGAAAGGGAAATGAAACAGATTTTACAGTCTTTATTCAG aCTGGACAATGATCAATGTGCAAGAAAGAATGCACAGAAATTTTTCGATGTCGTGGATCCTGACTATTACGAATTTGAAG CACATATTTTCTTTGATGACGCATTTGAGCCACATGACGATGATGAGTATGAGTACCATGTAAATAGCTTTGTAAAACAATTTATGAGGGTACTAGATACTGCAGCAAG CAAAGTACATAATGTAAACATAAAGCTTCCGCCTCCAACTAAATACCCGACACCTTATGGCGGCAGATTGGAATGGACCTTACCAGGGAATAATAAACTCAGTGCTCACCTCAAAGATAAAGTGAAAGTACGACACAAGAAAAGATGGAGCCAG GTTATGTACATGTACTATCTACTTGGCTTCAAGCTCTTGTCAGAACCTCTAGATTCAAAACGTAAACAGACACTTGCTGATAATACATACATACTAGCTTTAGATGGAGATGTCGATTTCAAACCTTCTGCTGTCCAATTACTTGTTGACAGAATgaagaaaaatgaaaaagtgGGCGCGGCTTGTGGGCGTATTCATCCGATTGGAACAG gACCAATGATATGGTACCAGAAATTTGAATATGCTGTCAGCCATTGGCTACAAAAGTCTACTGAACACATGATTGGCTGTGTGTTGTGCAGCCCCGGATGTTTCTCCCTGTTTAGAGCCTCAGCTTTAATGGATGACAATGTCATGAGGAAATACACATCTGTTTCAACAGAAGCCAGGCATTACGTTCAGTTTGATCAAG GTGAAGATCGTTGGTTGTGTACTCTGTTGTTACAACAAGGATATAGAGTGGAATATTCCGCCGCGGCTGATGCTTTAACCTATGCCCCGGAAGGATTTGACGAATTTTATAATCAAAGACGAAGATGGTCTCCATCTACAATGGCAAACATACTGGATCTTTTGGGCGATTGGAAAAATGTAATGAGACTGAATGAAAACATTTCCGGTCTATATATAGCCTATCAACTGCTGCTATTTCTGTCGTCAATGGTTACACCTGCAACTATTTTCCTATTGGTTGTTGGTGCACTCAACTCAGCATTCCAAATTGATTTGATAACATCACTGTGTATAAACTTAGTTCCATTGCTTTTGTTTCTGATTTCTTGTTTCACAGTCCAAAGTAAATGGCAG CTTCTTTTTGCTGGGATACTGTCTCTGATTTATGCATTAGTGATGATGGTTGTTGTTGTTGGCCTCGGTTTGGAGATGAAACTTGAAGGAATTTGTTCACCAACCACTATTTTCATGATATTTATAGTCGGAATATTCATTATATCTGCAATATTACATCCACAAGAATTTTACTGTTTGCTTCATGGAGCACTGTACTTCTTACTGATTCCAAGCATGTCTATGCTGTTAATGATTTACTCTATATGTAACTTGCATGTCGTTTCATGGGGTACCAGGGAAAATGCAATAGCAGCTCAGCCGGATAAACCAAAAACCAAAAAGCAGGACAGTAAAATTGCATcgattttaaataaatttgcagataacaaaaatgaggaaaccAGTAGTTATGCCTTTTCCTTTGGGAATTTATTTAAGTGTTTGTGTTGTCCAAAGGAACCAGTTAATACAGTAGAATCGAAATTTGCACAAGTACTTGCATCAATAGAAAATCTTGAGCAGAAAATTGTTAAACAACAACCTAATGATGTGAACAAACCAGAAGCCGAGGAGATGATACGGAAAGCTAGTGAAAAGAAGGAAGTAGAAGCAGGCGTAAGAT ATAATCCAATATTTCAACAAAAAGCGCTTCCCCATGAAGCCGATACGCCATATTGGATTCACGATCCTGATATTGGTCATGGAAACATTCGTTACATTAACAAAGAAGAGAAACATTTTTGGAAGGAGCTGATTCGCCAGTATTTATATCCTCTTCAATCTGATGCGcaacaacagaaaaaaatgcaAACAGATTTGATACAATTAAGAAATAAAGCAAGCCTGATGTTCTTTATGTTAAATGCCTTATTTGTCATCATCATCTTTAGTTTGCAGTATTCAAATGCTATCACTGGTGCTGGCCTCACCATTCCTCTTCCTTGTAAAGATACTGAAGGAAAATACTTGAAACTAGAACCTATTTCTATGTTTTTCATGGCTGTGTTTGGGATTGCGCTGCTTATTCAGTTTATATCGATGATATTTCACCGACTGGGTACATTTTTGCATATAATGGCGTCGACGGAAGTCAACTGTATGAGGCCGAATCAGAACGAGGTTGCATCAATGGATATTACAAGCAAAGTGCAACTCGTTAAGGAAATGCAAAGGTTTGAGGATGACGAAGATGCCCGCTCTATTTCAACGATAGGTAGCGATGGTGAAGAAGATAGCAGTGTGACAATGGATGATTCACCGAAAGTAAAACGaaagaaaaccattaaaaaaCTTCTGAGAAATAAACGCAGGGACAAGCCTGTCTCTGGAAATCTAGGtggaaaatttttgaaaaatttcctTGATTTAGCCAACGATCTAGAAAAAGAAGGCAGTAAGAAAGAAACTTCTGTTAAGGAAGAAACAGGTCGCAAAAGGAGCAGAGGAAGCAGGAAGCGAAGTAAAAAAGCACTAAAAGCGATTGAACTATtggaacaaaataaagaaaataaagaaagtaTACTTACAAAAGCGGAAGCCATTAAAGACAAATGGCAAAAACTTGCTAAATCAGCTCGACCAGAAAGTTCTGGTTCAGGAGACAAATGGGGATCTCTTCTCAGATCCGTTATTGGTCAGTCCCGAACGAGCCTCAATACGATATCGGAAGATGATAAACGAAGTTCATGGTTCCGAAGTAtagggaaaaaaatgaaaaggacaaatagCGACTTTTCTTTACCGGACCTTGGGTCTTGGTCGAATAGAAATAGCTATGCTGAACCAATCTTAAATATAATTAGTGACGAATTAGAGCCAGTTGATATGGAAGTAGGTGCTACGTCAAAAACTATTCCAGTATCCAAATCTGCCGGAACTAGTAAAAATGAAACAAGGGCGATAATCGAACTTAAAACTGAGCAGAAAAATGAGAACATATACGATACGGCAGATTTTATTCCATCTGAAGTGAATACTGACAGTGAATCAGATTCTGACATTTCTGTAATGAAGAGTGATTCAACTTCTAAATCAGACTCTTCTCAACCCCAAATGTCAATACAATTACAAGATATTGAACTTAAGTCTTCTGAAAACAATGACATTGGTAAACTTCAAAAAGGTGATACACAATTATAA
- the LOC139502434 gene encoding chitin synthase chs-2-like isoform X2 — translation MFTEETVNETFGYKQKYQITNMAAIYNNVQETAPVKDIDGTLINRPITLPEMQEDRYTSTQTLVQKDKKEPMPNGVINPAFDGSMDPVNIDGNTSWSDTSSDNMKIGGDSRASTLTRNIEAAAIEEEQQSQTENKYNTYPPKYVQHKDPIIDRPEVKLPANNSKWDVFRVTSRDKDSGIDDDYISIFRKIVKVITSIFLSIFIILMTMLSKSTLLLITSNVYKNVTLDCETSRSKEGIAIVTKCRRVPPDLPQREKYQLSQNVEVRWLWALFVVITTPYLFTFCKTLWRICFKKTRQPTLAVLGIVLVVETLHSIGICIFAFYVLPTIDSIRGLFLCFGVAVVPSLLKLFDCQGERGRKFYIVMADIVALIFQISVLTLWPVISILRGEKTAESWGILLSMILISLGWWENYVNKYTKLGKLGDKLKELKKNIRRMRTKIYAVVSAWKIILTLLLMTALMSTFKSSCLSVLFFHGNNNATDCPHMVYPLYVSNVQGASYYNDPFWTAILQIFACLLCYTLSKTACKIMLQVASFSLPLMLVAPIMAGVFMSDCESWKSGSQTNSIMPDYLQWTCDLHGISYDFLEKLISVYYLPVVIGWWLSFMWVTFHIWIPRVERLVQTERLFVQPLYCGVFLEQSLMLNRRRDDRDRDFRGSGKTKLKFMPDSPLAKTEAGYFDYNRPSVRKNPTPRIYVCATMWHETEREMKQILQSLFRLDNDQCARKNAQKFFDVVDPDYYEFEAHIFFDDAFEPHDDDEYEYHVNSFVKQFMRVLDTAASKVHNVNIKLPPPTKYPTPYGGRLEWTLPGNNKLSAHLKDKVKVRHKKRWSQVMYMYYLLGFKLLSEPLDSKRKQTLADNTYILALDGDVDFKPSAVQLLVDRMKKNEKVGAACGRIHPIGTGPMIWYQKFEYAVSHWLQKSTEHMIGCVLCSPGCFSLFRASALMDDNVMRKYTSVSTEARHYVQFDQGEDRWLCTLLLQQGYRVEYSAAADALTYAPEGFDEFYNQRRRWSPSTMANILDLLGDWKNVMRLNENISGLYIAYQLLLFLSSMVTPATIFLLVVGALNSAFQIDLITSLCINLVPLLLFLISCFTVQSKWQLLFAGILSLIYALVMMVVVVGLGLEMKLEGICSPTTIFMIFIVGIFIISAILHPQEFYCLLHGALYFLLIPSMSMLLMIYSICNLHVVSWGTRENAIAAQPDKPKTKKQDSKIASILNKFADNKNEETSSYAFSFGNLFKCLCCPKEPVNTVESKFAQVLASIENLEQKIVKQQPNDVNKPEAEEMIRKASEKKEVEAGVRYNPIFQQKALPHEADTPYWIHDPDIGHGNIRYINKEEKHFWKELIRQYLYPLQSDAQQQKKMQTDLIQLRNKASLMFFMLNALFVIIIFSLQYSNAITGAGLTIPLPCKDTEGKYLKLEPISMFFMAVFGIALLIQFISMIFHRLGTFLHIMASTEVNCMRPNQNEVASMDITSKVQLVKEMQRFEDDEDARSISTIGSDGEEDSSVTMDDSPKVKRKKTIKKLLRNKRRDKPVSGNLGGKFLKNFLDLANDLEKEGSKKETSVKEETGRKRSRGSRKRSKKALKAIELLEQNKENKESILTKAEAIKDKWQKLAKSARPESSGSGDKWGSLLRSVIGQSRTSLNTISEDDKRSSWFRSIGKKMKRTNSDFSLPDLGSWSNRNSYAEPILNIISDELEPVDMEVGATSKTIPVSKSAGTSKNETRAIIELKTEQKNENIYDTADFIPSEVNTDSESDSDISVMKSDSTSKSDSSQPQMSIQLQDIELKSSENNDIGKLQKGDTQL, via the exons atgtttacGGAAGAGACAGTAAACGA GACTTTCGGATACAAACAGAAGTACCAAATAACCAACATGGCAGCAATATACAACAATGTCCAG gaAACTGCCCCTGTCAAAGATATTGATGGTACACTAATCAACAGACCTATTACGTTACCAGAAATGCAGGAAGATCGCTATACTAGCACTCAAACACTTGTTCAGAAAGACAAGAAAGAG CCTATGCCAAATGGTGTCATAAACCCAGCGTTTGACGGTTCAATGGATCCGGTAAACATCGACGGAAATACCTCCTGGAGCGACACCAGTAGTGACAACATGAAAATAGGAGGAGATTCAAGGGCATCAACTCTTACTAGAAATATTGAAGCAGCAGCCATTGAGGAAGAACAGCAATCTCAGACCGAAAATAAGTACAACACTTATCCTCCTAAATATGTACA acacAAAGATCCAATTATAGACAGACCCGAGGTCAAACTTCCAGCCAATAATTCAAAATGGGATGTTTTTCGGGTAACATCTAGAGACAAAGACTCAGGCATAGATGATGATTACATTAGCATCTTTAGAAAAATTGTCAAGGTCATCACAAGCatatttctttcaattttcaTCATACTCATGACAATGCTCAGCAAAAGTACATTATTACTTATAACTTCAAACGTTTATAAGAATGTGACATTAGATTGTGAAACTTCTCGATCAAAAGAAGGCATTGCAATAGTAACAAAATGCCGACGTGTTCCGCCTGACCTACCGCAAAGAGAAAAGTATCAACTTTCACAGAATGTAGAAGTTCGATGGTTGTGGGCTTTGTTTGTTGTGATAACGACgccatatttgtttacattttgtaaaacGTTATGGAGGATATGTTTCAAGAAGACAAGACAGCCAACTCTTGCAGTTCTAGGAATa gttTTAGTTGTAGAAACCTTACATTCAATTGGAATTTGTATCTTTGCGTTTTATGTGCTACCAACAATTGATTCGATACGGGGTCTCTTTCTATGCTTCGGTGTGGCTGTCGTTCCATCGTTACTGAAACTATTTGATTGTCAGGGTGAAAGAGGACGTAAGTTTTATATCGTAATGGCAGACATAGTCGCACTAATATTTCAAATATCGGTTTTGACACTATGGCCAGTAATTAGCATACTTCGTGGTGAGAAGACAGCTGAGAGTTGGGGTATTCTATTGTCTATGATTCTTATATCGCTCGGTTGGTGGGAGAACTACGttaacaaatatacaaaacttGGAAAGCTTGGTGACAAGTTGAAGGAATTGAAGAAAAATATTCGAAGAATGAGAACAAAAATTTACGCGGTTGTTAGCGCGTGGAAAATTATTCTAACATTGTTGTTGATGACTGCTCTTATGAGTACGTTCAAATCGTCGTgtctttcagttttattttttcatggaAATAATAATGCAACAGACTGCCCACATATGGTATATCCACTGTATGTTTCTAACGTTCAAGGAGCGAGTTACTACAACGACCCATTTTGGACCGCCATTTTACAGATTTTTGCTTGCCTTTTGTGTTACACACTTTCGAAAACTGCGTGTAAAATAATGCTACAAGTTGCGAGCTTTTCGTTACCGTTAATGCTGGTTGCACCAATAATGGCAGGTGTTTTTATGAGTGATTGTGAATCTTGGAAATCTGGAAGTCAAACGAATTCTATAATGCCAGATTATTTACAGTGGACATGCGATCTACATGGAATTTCTTATGATTTCCTGGAAAAGTTGATTTCAGTTTATTATCTTCCGGTGGTTATTGGATGGTGGTTGTCCTTTATGTGGGTGACATTTCACATCTGGATTCCAAGAGTTGAAAGGCTGGTTCAGACTGAAAG GCTGTTCGTACAACCTCTGTATTGTGGTGTTTTCTTGGAACAGTCGTTGATGTTGAATCGGAGACGAGATGATAGGGACAGAGATTTTCGAGGATCTGGCAAG ACAAAATTGAAGTTTATGCCAGACAGTCCTTTGGCGAAAACTGAGGCCGGATATTTTGACTATAACAGACCTTCTGTAAGGAAAAATCCCACACCAAGGATATACGTATGTGCAACTATGTGGCACGAGACAGAAAGGGAAATGAAACAGATTTTACAGTCTTTATTCAG aCTGGACAATGATCAATGTGCAAGAAAGAATGCACAGAAATTTTTCGATGTCGTGGATCCTGACTATTACGAATTTGAAG CACATATTTTCTTTGATGACGCATTTGAGCCACATGACGATGATGAGTATGAGTACCATGTAAATAGCTTTGTAAAACAATTTATGAGGGTACTAGATACTGCAGCAAG CAAAGTACATAATGTAAACATAAAGCTTCCGCCTCCAACTAAATACCCGACACCTTATGGCGGCAGATTGGAATGGACCTTACCAGGGAATAATAAACTCAGTGCTCACCTCAAAGATAAAGTGAAAGTACGACACAAGAAAAGATGGAGCCAG GTTATGTACATGTACTATCTACTTGGCTTCAAGCTCTTGTCAGAACCTCTAGATTCAAAACGTAAACAGACACTTGCTGATAATACATACATACTAGCTTTAGATGGAGATGTCGATTTCAAACCTTCTGCTGTCCAATTACTTGTTGACAGAATgaagaaaaatgaaaaagtgGGCGCGGCTTGTGGGCGTATTCATCCGATTGGAACAG gACCAATGATATGGTACCAGAAATTTGAATATGCTGTCAGCCATTGGCTACAAAAGTCTACTGAACACATGATTGGCTGTGTGTTGTGCAGCCCCGGATGTTTCTCCCTGTTTAGAGCCTCAGCTTTAATGGATGACAATGTCATGAGGAAATACACATCTGTTTCAACAGAAGCCAGGCATTACGTTCAGTTTGATCAAG GTGAAGATCGTTGGTTGTGTACTCTGTTGTTACAACAAGGATATAGAGTGGAATATTCCGCCGCGGCTGATGCTTTAACCTATGCCCCGGAAGGATTTGACGAATTTTATAATCAAAGACGAAGATGGTCTCCATCTACAATGGCAAACATACTGGATCTTTTGGGCGATTGGAAAAATGTAATGAGACTGAATGAAAACATTTCCGGTCTATATATAGCCTATCAACTGCTGCTATTTCTGTCGTCAATGGTTACACCTGCAACTATTTTCCTATTGGTTGTTGGTGCACTCAACTCAGCATTCCAAATTGATTTGATAACATCACTGTGTATAAACTTAGTTCCATTGCTTTTGTTTCTGATTTCTTGTTTCACAGTCCAAAGTAAATGGCAG CTTCTTTTTGCTGGGATACTGTCTCTGATTTATGCATTAGTGATGATGGTTGTTGTTGTTGGCCTCGGTTTGGAGATGAAACTTGAAGGAATTTGTTCACCAACCACTATTTTCATGATATTTATAGTCGGAATATTCATTATATCTGCAATATTACATCCACAAGAATTTTACTGTTTGCTTCATGGAGCACTGTACTTCTTACTGATTCCAAGCATGTCTATGCTGTTAATGATTTACTCTATATGTAACTTGCATGTCGTTTCATGGGGTACCAGGGAAAATGCAATAGCAGCTCAGCCGGATAAACCAAAAACCAAAAAGCAGGACAGTAAAATTGCATcgattttaaataaatttgcagataacaaaaatgaggaaaccAGTAGTTATGCCTTTTCCTTTGGGAATTTATTTAAGTGTTTGTGTTGTCCAAAGGAACCAGTTAATACAGTAGAATCGAAATTTGCACAAGTACTTGCATCAATAGAAAATCTTGAGCAGAAAATTGTTAAACAACAACCTAATGATGTGAACAAACCAGAAGCCGAGGAGATGATACGGAAAGCTAGTGAAAAGAAGGAAGTAGAAGCAGGCGTAAGAT ATAATCCAATATTTCAACAAAAAGCGCTTCCCCATGAAGCCGATACGCCATATTGGATTCACGATCCTGATATTGGTCATGGAAACATTCGTTACATTAACAAAGAAGAGAAACATTTTTGGAAGGAGCTGATTCGCCAGTATTTATATCCTCTTCAATCTGATGCGcaacaacagaaaaaaatgcaAACAGATTTGATACAATTAAGAAATAAAGCAAGCCTGATGTTCTTTATGTTAAATGCCTTATTTGTCATCATCATCTTTAGTTTGCAGTATTCAAATGCTATCACTGGTGCTGGCCTCACCATTCCTCTTCCTTGTAAAGATACTGAAGGAAAATACTTGAAACTAGAACCTATTTCTATGTTTTTCATGGCTGTGTTTGGGATTGCGCTGCTTATTCAGTTTATATCGATGATATTTCACCGACTGGGTACATTTTTGCATATAATGGCGTCGACGGAAGTCAACTGTATGAGGCCGAATCAGAACGAGGTTGCATCAATGGATATTACAAGCAAAGTGCAACTCGTTAAGGAAATGCAAAGGTTTGAGGATGACGAAGATGCCCGCTCTATTTCAACGATAGGTAGCGATGGTGAAGAAGATAGCAGTGTGACAATGGATGATTCACCGAAAGTAAAACGaaagaaaaccattaaaaaaCTTCTGAGAAATAAACGCAGGGACAAGCCTGTCTCTGGAAATCTAGGtggaaaatttttgaaaaatttcctTGATTTAGCCAACGATCTAGAAAAAGAAGGCAGTAAGAAAGAAACTTCTGTTAAGGAAGAAACAGGTCGCAAAAGGAGCAGAGGAAGCAGGAAGCGAAGTAAAAAAGCACTAAAAGCGATTGAACTATtggaacaaaataaagaaaataaagaaagtaTACTTACAAAAGCGGAAGCCATTAAAGACAAATGGCAAAAACTTGCTAAATCAGCTCGACCAGAAAGTTCTGGTTCAGGAGACAAATGGGGATCTCTTCTCAGATCCGTTATTGGTCAGTCCCGAACGAGCCTCAATACGATATCGGAAGATGATAAACGAAGTTCATGGTTCCGAAGTAtagggaaaaaaatgaaaaggacaaatagCGACTTTTCTTTACCGGACCTTGGGTCTTGGTCGAATAGAAATAGCTATGCTGAACCAATCTTAAATATAATTAGTGACGAATTAGAGCCAGTTGATATGGAAGTAGGTGCTACGTCAAAAACTATTCCAGTATCCAAATCTGCCGGAACTAGTAAAAATGAAACAAGGGCGATAATCGAACTTAAAACTGAGCAGAAAAATGAGAACATATACGATACGGCAGATTTTATTCCATCTGAAGTGAATACTGACAGTGAATCAGATTCTGACATTTCTGTAATGAAGAGTGATTCAACTTCTAAATCAGACTCTTCTCAACCCCAAATGTCAATACAATTACAAGATATTGAACTTAAGTCTTCTGAAAACAATGACATTGGTAAACTTCAAAAAGGTGATACACAATTATAA